The following DNA comes from Tunturibacter psychrotolerans.
TACATCCAGCGTGAAGGTGGTCGGCGGATCATGCGGGTAGCGAGCATGTGGGTAACATTGCGGGGGCCCTGTTTCGGTTGGATACAATCGACTATGCGTCTCGTAGTGCTGTTTGTCTCTGTTCTGCTTTGTGTTTCTGCGAACGCTCAGATCGGGGTTAGCCCTTCCTCCACGCCTCTTCCAGCTCCAGTATCTGAGCCGCGCGATCAGCCCTTTACGGGTACGATCCAACTTCATGTCGATGCTACCGACACGATTCATAGCCTCTTCCGCGTAAGCGAAACAATCCCAGTACAGACTCGCGGCGAAGTGGTGCTGCTTTACCCCGAGTGGAAAACCACCAGCCACGGGCCCACAGCAACTCAATCCTCAAATACGAGGGGAAGACCGAGTCGGGCGATCTCGCTGGCAGCGGTGCTGTATACGATCCCGACCAGTTCGTCACTGAGGTCACACACTTCGCAAATTGCATTCTACAAAACACCGAGCCAGCTACCCCGGGCGAAGAAGGCATGAAGGATTTACTGTCCGTTGAAGAGATCTATAAAGCAGTCGGCAGTTCAATGGCCTAGCTTTCGCGGGGATAACTGTCAGGTACAAGGTGCGTATGCGTAGGTTTCCGATCTAGGCTATGTCAAATTAAGCATCCTCAAGAATGTTGATTGTCATCTGCTGCTTACGCGGCAGCCGCTGGCGGCACCATGATCACTGACGATAAGCCGACTTTCTATGAGCAGGTCACTGGTGTCAGGGATTTGTTCTTTGTTTTTCCTTCATAGGGCTTTTGCTTTGGTTGTTGCTCTTTTTCGTTGCTCTCCAACGTGTTTCCATTCGCACTCTGGATGAGCTGTCTTGAAGCAAGCTCGGTGCCGGTTGGGGTTCGAGAGGAGAGTCGATGCTGCCATTTATCGGTCGGCCTCGAAGGCCGAAGTCGGCTCGCAGTCATCGGAACACCCTGTCGTCGCAACGAGTAAACATAGGCATCTCTTAGGCGGCTTGTTCATAGAACGGCATGTACGGATCCTGGGTGCTCCAGAGGTGATGAAGCAGGACGGCAAGCTTGCGGGCTACTGCAACAACGGCCTTGCTCTTGGCTTGCTTGCCACCTCTTCCGGCTAAGTGCAGACCCCACTGTCGAAGTGCCGATTCTCTTCCGTGTGGTCGGAGGATATGGTTCGAACACTCGATCAACAGACTTCGAAGGTACGCGTTCCCGGCGTGGGTGATGCCGAGCTGAGGATCATGGTCTCCGGACTGACTTCGACGAGGACGCAGGCCAAGATAGCAACCCACATCGCGACTTCGCCCGAACCGCTCCTTGCTGCCCAGCGTCAGAACGAAGGTCAAGGCCGTGAGGTGGCCGACGCCATGAACCTTCAGCAGCGCCTGCGTCTCCGGATACTCGGTCTGGCCGAGTTGCTGGATCTGCC
Coding sequences within:
- a CDS encoding transposase gives rise to the protein MIRARALLVRLRTATVNAVRGLTKSCGCRMPASATTCFAQRSLAVMRPGLAQALRPVLEQIAEMTIKIKQYDRQIQQLGQTEYPETQALLKVHGVGHLTALTFVLTLGSKERFGRSRDVGCYLGLRPRRSQSGDHDPQLGITHAGNAYLRSLLIECSNHILRPHGRESALRQWGLHLAGRGGKQAKSKAVVAVARKLAVLLHHLWSTQDPYMPFYEQAA